In Solanum lycopersicum chromosome 5, SLM_r2.1, the following are encoded in one genomic region:
- the LOC101262308 gene encoding uncharacterized protein isoform X2, translating into MKTTKPIKAEKKLQPNNTEKKPSIQASHEAQNDQQNHIADTPVADAGSVSASGNDNRKVSREDIELVQNLIERCLQLYMNKDEVVKTLLNRARIDPGFTTLVWQKLEEENADFFRAYYIRLKLKKQIVLFNHLLEHQYHLMKYPVPPKVPLAPMQNGISTMPVNNLPMGYPVLQQPPVPAAGQPHLDPMGMSNCHVVNGVPAPGNYHPMRMNSGNEMVIDTSVADVAAAVPPGNAMSSMSDMAVSPTSVASSGHFPFTASEISGMGVDTSALDAAFPSDVASSVGLQLPPDNGVGNSRDSLRSLAQIPWNFSLSDLTADLSNLGDLGPLVNYPGSAYLPSDSDILLDSPEQDDIEEFFVDVEASPEPTGPQSDEEKP; encoded by the exons ATGAAGACCACCAAG CCAATCAAAGCAGAAAAAAAACTGCAGCCAAACAACACAGAAAAGAAACCATCAATTCAGGCTTCTCACGAGGCCCAAAATGACCAGCAGAACCATATAGCAGATACCCCTGTAGCTGATGCAGGTTCTGTTTCTGCATCAGGCAATGATAACAGAAAAGTTTCACGTGAAGATATTGAACTT GTCCAAAACTTGATTGAAAGGTGCTTGCAGTTGTATATGAATAAGGATGAAGTCGTAAAAACACTTCTGAATCGTGCAAGGATAGATCCTGGATTCACAACTCTAG TTTGgcaaaaattagaagaagaaaatgcaGATTTCTTTCGGGCCTACTACATTAGGCTTAAACTGAAGAAACAAATCGTCCTGTTCAATCATTTGCTTGAGCACCAGTATCATCTGATGAAATATCCAGTGCCTCCAAAAGTTCCGTTGGCTCCTATGCAGAATGGGATTAGTACCATGCCAG TCAACAACTTACCCATGGGATATCCCGTCCTGCAGCAACCTCCAGTTCCAGCTGCAGGTCAACCTCATCTTGATCCAATGGGCATGTCCAACTGCCACGTGGTTAATGGTGTGCCTGCACCAGGAAACTATCATCCGATGAGGATGAATTCAGGAAACGA GATGGTGATTGATACCAGTGTGGCAGATGTAGCAGCAGCTGTTCCACCTGGCAATGCCATGTCATCTATGTCAGATATGGCTGTTAGCCCTACATCAGTAGCTTCCAGCGGCCATTTTCCCTTTACCGCTTCAGAGATTTCGGGTATGGGAGTTGACACCTCAGCCCTTGATGCTGCCTTTCCATCTGATGTAGCAAGTTCAGTGGGATTACAACTACCACCAGATAATGGTGTTGGTAATTCTAGGGATTCACTTAGATCTTTGGCTCAGATTCCTTGGAACTTTAGTCTTTCAGATCTAACAGCAGATCTGTCAAACTTGGGAG ATCTAGGACCTCTTGTGAACTATCCGGGTTCTGCATATTTGCCGTCTGATTCAGATATTCTACTTGACTCGCCTGAGCAAGATGATATAG AGGAGTTCTTTGTTGATGTTGAGGCCTCTCCAGAACCAACTGGTCCTCAATCAGATGAAGAGAAGCCATAG
- the LOC101262308 gene encoding uncharacterized protein isoform X1, producing the protein MKTTKPIKAEKKLQPNNTEKKPSIQASHEAQNDQQNHIADTPVADAGSVSASGNDNRKVSREDIELVQNLIERCLQLYMNKDEVVKTLLNRARIDPGFTTLVWQKLEEENADFFRAYYIRLKLKKQIVLFNHLLEHQYHLMKYPVPPKVPLAPMQNGISTMPVNNLPMGYPVLQQPPVPAAGQPHLDPMGMSNCHVVNGVPAPGNYHPMRMNSGNEMVIDTSVADVAAAVPPGNAMSSMSDMAVSPTSVASSGHFPFTASEISGMGVDTSALDAAFPSDVASSVGLQLPPDNGVGNSRDSLRSLAQIPWNFSLSDLTADLSNLGDLGPLVNYPGSAYLPSDSDILLDSPEQDDIVEEFFVDVEASPEPTGPQSDEEKP; encoded by the exons ATGAAGACCACCAAG CCAATCAAAGCAGAAAAAAAACTGCAGCCAAACAACACAGAAAAGAAACCATCAATTCAGGCTTCTCACGAGGCCCAAAATGACCAGCAGAACCATATAGCAGATACCCCTGTAGCTGATGCAGGTTCTGTTTCTGCATCAGGCAATGATAACAGAAAAGTTTCACGTGAAGATATTGAACTT GTCCAAAACTTGATTGAAAGGTGCTTGCAGTTGTATATGAATAAGGATGAAGTCGTAAAAACACTTCTGAATCGTGCAAGGATAGATCCTGGATTCACAACTCTAG TTTGgcaaaaattagaagaagaaaatgcaGATTTCTTTCGGGCCTACTACATTAGGCTTAAACTGAAGAAACAAATCGTCCTGTTCAATCATTTGCTTGAGCACCAGTATCATCTGATGAAATATCCAGTGCCTCCAAAAGTTCCGTTGGCTCCTATGCAGAATGGGATTAGTACCATGCCAG TCAACAACTTACCCATGGGATATCCCGTCCTGCAGCAACCTCCAGTTCCAGCTGCAGGTCAACCTCATCTTGATCCAATGGGCATGTCCAACTGCCACGTGGTTAATGGTGTGCCTGCACCAGGAAACTATCATCCGATGAGGATGAATTCAGGAAACGA GATGGTGATTGATACCAGTGTGGCAGATGTAGCAGCAGCTGTTCCACCTGGCAATGCCATGTCATCTATGTCAGATATGGCTGTTAGCCCTACATCAGTAGCTTCCAGCGGCCATTTTCCCTTTACCGCTTCAGAGATTTCGGGTATGGGAGTTGACACCTCAGCCCTTGATGCTGCCTTTCCATCTGATGTAGCAAGTTCAGTGGGATTACAACTACCACCAGATAATGGTGTTGGTAATTCTAGGGATTCACTTAGATCTTTGGCTCAGATTCCTTGGAACTTTAGTCTTTCAGATCTAACAGCAGATCTGTCAAACTTGGGAG ATCTAGGACCTCTTGTGAACTATCCGGGTTCTGCATATTTGCCGTCTGATTCAGATATTCTACTTGACTCGCCTGAGCAAGATGATATAG TAGAGGAGTTCTTTGTTGATGTTGAGGCCTCTCCAGAACCAACTGGTCCTCAATCAGATGAAGAGAAGCCATAG